A part of Thermococcus sp. SY098 genomic DNA contains:
- the udg gene encoding type-4 uracil-DNA glycosylase translates to MAKDELMKKLEERIRSCKKCPLSALRTNAVPGSGSYDAKVMFVGEAPGYWEDQKGLPFVGRAGKVLDELLSEIGLKREDVYITNIVKCRPPNNRDPNEDEIKACSPYLDRQIDIIRPKIIVPLGRHSMSYILRKFGFEAEPISRIHGKTFEARTLFGKVIIMPMYHPAVALYRPQLKEELRKDFKKLKNVLTNT, encoded by the coding sequence GTGGCAAAAGATGAACTCATGAAAAAGCTTGAAGAAAGGATAAGGAGCTGCAAAAAGTGTCCACTAAGTGCGTTAAGGACAAATGCCGTTCCTGGCAGCGGGAGTTATGACGCAAAGGTGATGTTTGTTGGCGAAGCCCCTGGCTATTGGGAAGATCAAAAGGGTTTGCCTTTTGTTGGAAGGGCGGGAAAAGTTTTGGATGAACTCCTATCTGAAATTGGTTTGAAAAGGGAAGATGTATATATCACCAATATTGTGAAATGCCGCCCCCCTAATAATAGGGATCCAAATGAGGATGAAATCAAAGCCTGCTCTCCATATTTAGACAGGCAGATTGACATAATTAGACCCAAAATAATTGTCCCATTAGGGCGACATTCTATGAGTTATATTCTTAGGAAATTCGGGTTCGAAGCAGAGCCGATAAGCAGGATACACGGAAAAACATTCGAGGCAAGAACGCTTTTTGGAAAGGTAATTATAATGCCGATGTACCATCCAGCGGTAGCTTTGTACAGACCCCAGCTTAAGGAAGAGCTGAGAAAGGACTTTAAAAAGCTCAAGAACGTCTTGACGAATACTTGA
- the tes gene encoding tetraether lipid synthase Tes — MSETVGEIPSGEKEFDELTKKVRDIIEYPELSEEEFQELLKKASRGYGGSLPHKTYSLCPETRKVVPAVVWEKNGIVWITKKCPEGLITDAYYEDVEMYYKFREWKFDEKKLMSFNVENSGVNCPFDCGLCPRHRSHTNLLNIVLTNRCNLSCWYCFFYAKEGQPIYEPTLEQIRMMLRNAKKENPIGATAVQFTGGEPTLREDLIEIIRIAKEEGYDHIQLNTDGIRLAFEPELVKKIREAGVNTLYLSYDGMTPQTNWKNHWEIPLIFENVRKAGGPGIVLVPTTIRNVNDHELGAIINFGLNHLDIVRGVNFQPISLVGRVPKKERQRFRITIPGAIKKIEEQTNGAIAKEDWYPIPIAGHIAKFFESFAGSKYYMTSHFGCGAATYVFLDDDRVIPISRFLDVEGFVEFLEEKAEELSKWKKLGRLEKLKVGAEIFLKFKSFYDEKYAPKSFDVLDIIKNAFAHGTYDALGQFHYKTLFLGMMHFMDEYNYDVERVERCVIHYAMPDGRIVPFCTFNVIPELYRDKVQAQFSYSWEEWKAMHPDWEYKKDKYVRTREFVEKMKKSELYRKTYIDIKQYF, encoded by the coding sequence ATGAGTGAAACTGTGGGCGAAATTCCAAGCGGTGAGAAGGAATTTGATGAGCTCACCAAGAAAGTTCGCGATATCATTGAGTATCCTGAGTTGAGTGAGGAGGAATTCCAAGAGTTGCTTAAAAAAGCCAGTAGAGGATACGGCGGTTCTCTGCCACATAAAACGTATTCCCTCTGTCCAGAAACAAGAAAAGTTGTACCAGCTGTTGTATGGGAGAAAAATGGGATTGTTTGGATAACCAAAAAGTGTCCTGAGGGTTTGATAACCGATGCATACTATGAAGATGTTGAAATGTACTACAAATTTAGAGAATGGAAGTTTGACGAGAAAAAGCTGATGAGCTTTAATGTAGAAAACAGCGGTGTTAACTGTCCGTTTGATTGTGGTCTCTGTCCAAGGCACCGTTCACACACTAATCTGCTTAATATAGTCTTGACCAATCGCTGTAATTTAAGTTGCTGGTACTGCTTCTTCTACGCCAAAGAGGGTCAGCCGATATATGAGCCAACCCTTGAGCAAATACGCATGATGCTTCGCAATGCAAAGAAGGAAAATCCAATTGGGGCAACAGCTGTTCAGTTCACTGGTGGAGAACCAACCCTTAGAGAAGATCTAATTGAAATAATCAGGATTGCAAAGGAAGAAGGATACGACCACATTCAGCTCAATACCGATGGGATAAGACTGGCTTTTGAGCCAGAACTGGTTAAGAAAATTAGAGAAGCCGGAGTCAATACCCTTTATCTGAGCTATGATGGCATGACCCCCCAGACAAACTGGAAGAACCACTGGGAAATTCCGCTTATCTTTGAGAATGTCAGAAAAGCAGGCGGACCGGGAATTGTTCTTGTGCCAACAACGATTAGGAATGTAAACGACCACGAGCTTGGGGCTATAATCAACTTTGGCCTTAACCATCTTGACATTGTTAGGGGAGTGAACTTCCAGCCAATTTCCCTTGTTGGTAGGGTTCCAAAGAAGGAGAGACAGAGGTTCAGGATTACAATTCCTGGTGCAATAAAGAAGATCGAGGAGCAGACAAATGGGGCAATAGCAAAGGAAGACTGGTATCCAATTCCAATAGCAGGTCATATAGCAAAGTTCTTTGAATCGTTTGCGGGAAGCAAATACTACATGACCTCCCACTTCGGGTGTGGTGCCGCAACTTATGTTTTCCTTGATGATGACAGGGTAATCCCAATATCAAGATTCCTTGACGTTGAAGGATTTGTAGAATTCCTTGAAGAAAAAGCAGAGGAGCTTTCAAAGTGGAAGAAGCTTGGCAGACTTGAGAAGCTTAAAGTTGGAGCAGAGATATTCCTCAAATTCAAGAGCTTTTATGACGAGAAATACGCTCCAAAGAGCTTTGATGTTCTTGATATCATAAAGAACGCCTTTGCACATGGAACATACGATGCACTGGGACAGTTCCACTATAAGACGTTGTTCCTTGGAATGATGCACTTCATGGATGAATACAACTATGATGTCGAGAGAGTTGAGAGATGTGTTATCCACTATGCAATGCCCGATGGAAGAATAGTGCCATTCTGTACATTCAACGTCATTCCGGAGCTTTACAGAGATAAAGTTCAGGCACAGTTCAGCTATTCTTGGGAGGAATGGAAAGCTATGCATCCGGACTGGGAATACAAAAAGGACAAATATGTAAGAACGAGAGAGTTTGTTGAAAAAATGAAGAAGAGTGAACTTTACAGGAAGACTTACATCGACATCAAACAGTACTTCTGA
- a CDS encoding DUF3213 domain-containing protein, with protein sequence MSMERKLKFVEFKFGRITPQEAMDFQYKLSVNPATYRVFINGYSKTGMIIFDEEKLSKEKLLEMLSALNPQIIEEKEISIEELVNSSMSWRNVMGEVLSE encoded by the coding sequence ATGTCAATGGAGAGAAAGCTCAAGTTTGTTGAATTTAAATTCGGCAGGATAACACCCCAAGAAGCCATGGATTTTCAGTACAAACTCAGCGTTAATCCAGCAACTTACAGGGTTTTTATCAACGGCTATTCAAAAACAGGCATGATAATTTTTGATGAAGAAAAACTCTCAAAAGAGAAGCTCTTGGAAATGCTGAGTGCGTTGAATCCGCAGATCATTGAAGAAAAAGAAATAAGCATTGAAGAGCTTGTAAATTCCAGCATGAGCTGGAGGAATGTCATGGGCGAAGTTCTGTCCGAATAA
- a CDS encoding carbohydrate kinase, with amino-acid sequence MIFSIGEILIDFIAKEEGALKKVSSFEKHAGGAPANVTVGLARLKTPAALISKVGADPFGEFLVEQLEKEGVNIDYIRFDREKHTGVVFVQLIGAKPEFILYDGVAYFNLKIDDIDFSFLEKASLLHFGSVLFAREPSRGTVFEVIKRAKGKITVSYDVNIRLDLWRGREEDMIRDIEKALSFADIVKIGDGELEFLENHGVDLESFNFKLMAVTKGERGSEIIHGEIKTEVPSYRVEPVDTTGAGDAFMAALLSALWHMDKLEHLELSEKELLKVGRFANLVAALSTLRRGAWSVPRAEELKEYKEAREVLIRTELRP; translated from the coding sequence ATGATATTTTCAATAGGTGAGATCCTCATAGATTTTATAGCAAAGGAAGAAGGAGCCTTAAAAAAAGTTAGCAGCTTTGAAAAGCACGCCGGAGGAGCACCAGCCAATGTGACCGTAGGGCTGGCAAGACTGAAAACCCCCGCAGCATTAATAAGCAAAGTTGGGGCAGACCCATTTGGCGAATTTTTAGTTGAGCAGCTGGAAAAAGAAGGGGTGAACATAGATTACATAAGATTTGACAGGGAGAAGCATACCGGCGTTGTTTTTGTTCAACTAATCGGCGCTAAACCGGAATTCATCCTCTATGATGGAGTCGCATATTTCAACCTGAAAATTGACGACATAGACTTTTCTTTCCTTGAAAAAGCCTCTTTACTTCACTTTGGGAGTGTCCTGTTTGCAAGAGAACCGAGCAGGGGCACTGTTTTTGAAGTAATTAAAAGAGCAAAGGGCAAAATCACAGTAAGCTATGATGTGAACATACGCCTTGATCTGTGGCGTGGAAGAGAAGAGGATATGATAAGGGATATTGAAAAAGCATTAAGTTTTGCAGATATAGTTAAGATAGGGGACGGGGAGCTGGAATTCTTAGAAAACCATGGAGTAGATCTGGAGAGCTTTAACTTTAAGCTCATGGCAGTAACAAAAGGCGAAAGAGGAAGTGAAATCATTCATGGAGAAATCAAAACTGAGGTCCCTTCATACAGAGTTGAGCCTGTGGATACAACAGGAGCCGGAGACGCTTTTATGGCAGCACTTTTATCAGCTCTGTGGCATATGGACAAGCTTGAACATCTCGAGCTGAGTGAGAAGGAGCTGCTGAAGGTTGGTAGATTTGCAAACCTTGTTGCTGCACTTTCTACACTGAGGAGGGGAGCATGGAGTGTTCCAAGAGCTGAAGAACTGAAAGAATACAAAGAGGCAAGAGAAGTCCTTATTCGGACAGAACTTCGCCCATGA
- a CDS encoding DUF2139 domain-containing protein, with protein sequence MNYRFPPRYGPEWGSGGIFGLRYHNEVLYFTVAFEAEAHFVKEDSHRIYEFELVGEKPTSGGDTYNAVDVVDEFIYFGGWVHAPAVYEGKGNGRSTINFVNKYSHVHEYDTENDSIRLVWKESIHHPTDWAGEVSDIIYNPYTDELLLAREDGHQNLGIYALDRKKGKIKLLNSAPSPKGTIVHDTAFFGVGKNFAKGLEEIHALDMITGRWERFPLGESVDGNPYLYPHIGAMGSAYNRAFAFVRGGLFVGNPLNDEPFEFFRLFDFYTFYAPFRVNALPLDGGLLVAYNAHHDGIYKPRTPEEMDFAKLTNTIVGPSVLIYISPPMIKIVGSFGARITSMEKAKGKLLLGTNTTPNTGALDATPFDTGNKDIVILDEKILQERPPAVAFSVPLAYPSLAMQKGGGTFGGIPLDGYKNPRIIIYASRDNELTIYEYDLTLPPADAYSDKFDIKKGKNIIELESFSGIVSFRLKEEDFKGKVRIELR encoded by the coding sequence ATGAACTACAGATTTCCTCCACGTTATGGCCCTGAATGGGGAAGTGGTGGGATTTTCGGGCTAAGATATCACAACGAAGTTCTTTACTTCACAGTTGCATTTGAAGCGGAAGCCCATTTTGTAAAAGAAGATTCACACAGAATTTACGAATTTGAGCTGGTTGGCGAAAAACCGACATCTGGAGGAGACACATACAATGCCGTCGATGTTGTCGATGAGTTCATTTACTTTGGGGGATGGGTTCATGCTCCTGCGGTATATGAGGGAAAAGGGAATGGAAGATCAACGATAAATTTCGTCAACAAGTACTCCCATGTGCATGAATACGACACCGAAAACGACTCAATACGCTTGGTCTGGAAGGAATCCATCCACCATCCTACGGACTGGGCTGGAGAAGTCAGCGATATAATCTACAATCCCTACACTGATGAACTGTTGCTGGCAAGAGAAGATGGACATCAAAACTTGGGAATATACGCTTTGGACAGGAAAAAGGGCAAGATAAAGCTGCTCAATTCTGCCCCAAGTCCAAAAGGGACGATTGTTCACGATACAGCGTTTTTCGGCGTTGGAAAAAACTTTGCAAAGGGCCTTGAAGAGATTCATGCCTTGGATATGATTACCGGAAGATGGGAAAGATTTCCACTTGGGGAAAGTGTCGATGGGAATCCCTATCTATACCCTCATATTGGAGCAATGGGCAGTGCGTACAACAGAGCATTTGCCTTTGTAAGGGGCGGTCTTTTTGTGGGGAACCCACTTAACGATGAACCATTTGAGTTTTTCAGGCTCTTTGACTTCTACACATTCTATGCTCCCTTCAGGGTCAACGCACTTCCCTTAGATGGAGGACTGCTGGTAGCATACAATGCACACCACGACGGCATTTACAAGCCAAGAACTCCCGAAGAAATGGACTTTGCAAAGTTAACAAACACGATAGTTGGACCAAGCGTTCTGATTTACATATCCCCACCTATGATCAAGATAGTTGGAAGTTTTGGTGCAAGGATTACAAGCATGGAAAAAGCCAAAGGAAAGCTGTTGCTCGGTACAAACACAACACCAAACACAGGCGCACTTGATGCGACACCCTTCGACACAGGCAACAAGGACATAGTTATCCTTGATGAAAAAATACTGCAAGAAAGACCACCTGCAGTTGCCTTTTCTGTGCCTTTGGCATACCCATCACTGGCAATGCAGAAAGGAGGAGGGACATTTGGAGGAATTCCTCTTGATGGATACAAAAATCCCCGCATAATTATCTATGCATCAAGAGACAACGAACTAACAATCTATGAGTATGATCTCACACTGCCTCCTGCTGATGCTTATTCTGATAAATTCGATATCAAAAAGGGCAAGAACATAATTGAACTGGAGTCATTTAGCGGAATAGTATCTTTCAGGCTTAAAGAGGAAGACTTTAAAGGAAAAGTTAGAATTGAGCTCAGATAG
- a CDS encoding glycoside hydrolase 5 family protein: MDFVLGVNYWPRKKAMFWWKQFDEKEVWEEFSIIKELNLDVVRIFLLWEDFQPEIDKIDNRNMKNLEKVLDIAKELDLMVIPTFFIGHMSGINWLPEWLLEDIPHERFLTYSNGKIVDKRARDIYEDKKILKAEELLLDTVTSELRDFPNIYAWDISNEIDNVRIPRTPEVAKRWLKFVYETIKSNDPRPVTFGIHQEDIDRNKNFRVPDVAQYNDFLCMHAYSVYTDFTDPLDPYFVPFACILTKALGGKNVLMEEFGMPTTQDATKKIVSATGKDITEHYLINENEAAEWLKETLKLLYEFGTIGALYWNFSDYHESLWDKPPFDKAIHERFFGILRSDGSLKPTALALKEFKEKIPSLKRTEYVPINVPKNYYEKPKENLVKLYKEFLRKIGR; this comes from the coding sequence ATGGACTTTGTTTTAGGGGTTAACTATTGGCCCAGAAAGAAGGCCATGTTCTGGTGGAAACAATTTGATGAAAAAGAAGTGTGGGAAGAGTTTTCAATTATCAAAGAGCTCAATCTTGATGTAGTTAGAATTTTTTTACTTTGGGAAGATTTCCAGCCAGAAATCGATAAAATAGACAACAGAAATATGAAAAATCTCGAAAAAGTACTTGATATAGCCAAGGAATTGGATTTAATGGTAATCCCAACCTTCTTTATAGGACACATGAGCGGTATAAACTGGCTTCCTGAATGGCTGTTAGAGGACATTCCCCATGAAAGATTCCTGACGTATTCTAACGGAAAAATCGTCGATAAGAGAGCAAGAGACATCTATGAGGATAAAAAAATACTAAAAGCCGAAGAGCTACTTTTAGATACCGTGACTTCAGAACTTAGAGATTTTCCCAACATATATGCATGGGATATATCAAATGAGATAGATAATGTGAGAATACCAAGAACTCCGGAAGTTGCAAAAAGGTGGCTGAAATTTGTTTATGAGACTATAAAATCAAACGACCCAAGACCGGTGACATTCGGAATACACCAAGAGGATATCGACAGAAACAAAAACTTTAGGGTACCAGATGTTGCTCAGTACAATGATTTTCTCTGTATGCATGCATATTCTGTATATACAGACTTTACAGATCCTCTTGATCCGTATTTTGTTCCCTTTGCATGCATATTAACAAAAGCACTTGGAGGAAAAAATGTTCTGATGGAAGAATTTGGAATGCCAACTACTCAAGATGCCACAAAGAAAATAGTGTCTGCAACTGGAAAGGATATTACAGAACATTACCTGATTAATGAAAACGAAGCTGCAGAGTGGCTCAAAGAGACACTAAAATTGCTTTATGAGTTCGGCACAATCGGCGCCCTCTACTGGAACTTCTCAGATTACCATGAGAGCCTGTGGGATAAACCCCCATTTGATAAGGCAATTCATGAGAGATTTTTTGGTATTCTCAGGAGTGATGGAAGCCTGAAACCAACTGCACTTGCTCTAAAAGAATTTAAAGAGAAAATACCAAGCCTTAAAAGAACTGAATATGTTCCCATTAACGTTCCCAAAAACTACTACGAAAAACCTAAAGAGAATTTAGTCAAATTATATAAGGAATTCCTCAGAAAAATAGGGAGGTAG